A genomic segment from Glycine max cultivar Williams 82 chromosome 1, Glycine_max_v4.0, whole genome shotgun sequence encodes:
- the LOC112997742 gene encoding uncharacterized protein has translation MDATSTLPAPAPPTLLCTPPGSSQKKTASSSYQTSHIICDKCDPPRLFKSEQGLNSHSRIHKRPIQFDILEFKCGECTDVFESQQALSGHMRLHNRVRYRPPNARP, from the exons ATGGACGCCACCTCCACTCTTCCGGCACCGGCACCACCGACGTTGCTTTGCACTCCTCCGGGATCAAGTCAGAAAAAG ACTGCATCATCCAGTTATCAAACCAGTCATATAATATGTGACAAGTGCGACCCTCCTCGACTTTTCAAAAGTGAACAAGGTTTAAATTCTCATTCAAGAATCCACAAAAGGCCTATCCAATTTGATATATTGGAATTCAAATGTGGTGAATGTACAGATGTATTTGAATCGCAACAAGCATTAAGTGGCCATATGAGGCTTCACAATCGTGTAAGGTATAGGCCACCAAATGCACGACCATGA